TCAAAAAAATGGGCAGCCTGTTTATAACCGTCGTTCAATAAGATGATGCGGGCTTGTTCATTGATAAAAGGGTGTGTGCTGCCGGTCCCTCTGACCCACTCTACAGGAAGCGGCAAGGACGAAATGCACTTTGCGGCAACGGAAACCGACCAATCAAACATCGCTGAAACGTTTAACATGTCACACCCCGCAAGTGTTGTTTACCCTATTATAAATTGCCCCTGTAAAGAGGATACTAAGGTTATATTAAAGGTGGCACGCCATTGCTAATTCTTTGTAAAAAGATTTTAAGAACGGCGAGGTTTTAATGCCAGACGCATTTTTACCGGGCATTCGGGTAATAATATGGAACAGTTAAATCCCAAGTACAAGGAGGAACCGGTTGTGAATTGTCCGGTTTGTGGCGGGAAAGCCACCGGCAAAGTGGGCATTGACCAATTTTATTGCTGGGATTGCTGTGTGGAATTCCGCATGAATAAGGAAGGCGTCGATATATTTGAAGTGGCTGAGGACGGTAGTTTGGTTGCCTTTGACCCGCATAACACAGCTTTATATTAAAAATTTGGGGGTGAAAGCAGATGAAGTTTTGGAGGGGTGTGATTACCGGCAGCCTATTGGGAGCAGCCCTTGGCATGGTTTTAAGACCACAAAGAAAGCCTGAACGTATGTTTTTGGCTTCTACTCAAAAAGCCGGGCGGCGGGCTCAAAAAATGATGAAGGGTATGTCAAAGAGAGTAAGCGATATGATTAAGTAAAACATGAGTGGGGACACAGGTCCTCACTTTTTTGGTATGGGGAGGCAGTTATGACTTGGTGGAAGGAAAAACGCACCTATCGCTATGTTTTTCTCGCTTTATTGGGAGGGCTGTTAGTTTATTTCTTATATTTGGTGCGTAAGCTTTGTTTACCCTTCATTCTGGCGGTAGTTTTGGTCTATCTGTTAAATCCTGTAGTAGGCCGTATGGAAAAAAGAGGCGCTTCCAGGGTAGCAGCTATTCTTATCCTATACCTGGGGGTTATTATTGTAGTAACCGGCCTGTTTATGTACGGAGTGCCAAGGATGGTTAACCAATTAGAAGTTTTTGTGGAAAATATTCCCGCATATACCGACCAGGTGGAAGGCATGGTGCAGCATTTCCAGCAAAGATTTGATAACAGTACTGTGCCGCCCGGGGTACACCAGGTTGTGGACGAACGGATTCGCTGGGCAGAATTAAAACTGGTGGGTGTGGTCCGCCAAGCTATGGACTTTTTAATGGCCCTGTTGGGAAACTTGCTTAATTTTGCCCTGGCGCCTGTATTGGCATTTTACATTATGAAAGACTTGGAAATGATTAAGAAATGGGCTGTGGCCCAGGTGCCGGGCGAGTGGAAAGGGGATGTTCTCTGTCTGGCTAAACAAGTTGACCTTGTTTTTGCTAATTTTATCCGGGGGCACTTGACGGTGGTGCTGCTGGTAGGAGTATTAACCAGCCTGGCTTTTCTGTTTATTGGCTTGCCCTTTGCTACCATGCTGGGAATTATCGCCGGCCTGGCTGAGTTAATACCTTACTTCGGTCCGCTGATCGGGGCTATACCGGCCTTAGCCATAGCTCTGCTGCAGTCCAAGTGGCTGGCCTTAAAGGTGGTAATAACAGTTACAGTCATTCAACAGTTGGAAGGCAATGTTATTTCACCGAGAATTTTAGGCGACAGTGTCGGGTTGCATCCCCTGGCCATTATTGTTGCCCTTTTGGCGGGTGGCCACCTGTTTGGTATTGCGGGTATGCTGCTGGCGGTACCTTTGGCGGCCATTGCCCGTATCCTGGTTTCGTTTGCCTGGGCAAAACTTAATTAACCGGCATTTCGCGGCGGCCAAAGGCTGGCTTGACCGCCTGTAATTTATGCATTAAGATATAAATATTTGAAGAATTTGTAGCCTTATGCAATTAGGAGGCAGATAAAATTGATGACCGGCAAAGAAATAAGAGAAAAGTACCTTAAGTTTTTTCAAGAGCGTGGGCACCAAATCTTACCCAGCGCTTCATTGATTCCCCATAACGATCCCAGTATTTTGTGGACGGCAGCAGGCATGGTTCCCTTTAAACCTTTTTTTACCGGACAAGCGGTACCTGAATACAAAAGAGTTACTACCTGCCAGAAGTGTATTCGGACGCCGGACATTGAATCGGTGGGACGCACAGCCCGGCACCATACCTTTTTTGAAATGTTAGGTAATTTCTCCTTTGGCGATTATTTTAAAGAAAGCGCCATTCCCTGGGCCTGGGAATTTGTTACCGAACACTTAAAATTGCCCAAAGAAAAACTTTGGATCACCATCTACTTAGATGATGATGAGGCCTTTGAAATCTGGCATAAGGTGGTAGGTGTGCCGGCGGAACGTATTGTCCGCATGGGTAAGGATACCAACTTCTGGGAAATTGGTGTGGGACCCTGTGGCCCCTGTTCGGAAATTTATGTGGATTTAGGCGAGGCCAGGGGATGTGGTTCACCCGACTGTGGGGTAGGCTGTGATTGCGACCGTTTCTTAGAAATTTGGAACCTTGTGTTTATCCAATTTTTCCGGGATGAGGAGGGCAACTATACTCCCCTGAAAAACAAAGGAATTGATACCGGCATGGGCTTGGAGCGGGTTGCTTCGGTGCTGCAAGGCGTGTTATCAAACTTTGACACTGATCTGTTCCGGGAAATCATGGATTACACCGCCGACCTGGCAGGGCAAAAATACGGTCAGGATCCCAAAATTGACCTGGCCTTAAAAGTAATTGCCGATCACTGCCGGGCTGTTACCTTTGCGGTGAGCGATGGTGCGCTGCCGGGCAATGAGGGGCGGGGTTATGTGATTCGCCGCCTGTTGCGCCGGGCGGTTCGGTTTGGCCGGGTGCTGGGAGTACACGAGCCTTTCCTGTATAAAGTTGCCCGGGCGGTAATAAATCAAATGAAAGATGCTTACCCGGAGCTGCAGCCAAAAAGCGAGCACGTTTTGCGGGTTATCCGTACCGAGGAAGAGCGCTTTTTGGAAACCTTGGCTGCCGGCAGCGATATTTTGTCTGCCCTGATCCAGGAAGCCAAAGCTGCCGGGGTTAGTGAAATTACCGGCGAGGATGCCTTTAAATTGTATGATACCTTTGGTTTCCCGCTGGAATTAACCCAGGAAATTGCTGCCGAGCAAGGCCTGACCGTGGATACAGACGGCTTTGCCGCCGCTA
This sequence is a window from Desulforamulus hydrothermalis Lam5 = DSM 18033. Protein-coding genes within it:
- a CDS encoding YtxH domain-containing protein, which gives rise to MKFWRGVITGSLLGAALGMVLRPQRKPERMFLASTQKAGRRAQKMMKGMSKRVSDMIK
- a CDS encoding AI-2E family transporter — encoded protein: MTWWKEKRTYRYVFLALLGGLLVYFLYLVRKLCLPFILAVVLVYLLNPVVGRMEKRGASRVAAILILYLGVIIVVTGLFMYGVPRMVNQLEVFVENIPAYTDQVEGMVQHFQQRFDNSTVPPGVHQVVDERIRWAELKLVGVVRQAMDFLMALLGNLLNFALAPVLAFYIMKDLEMIKKWAVAQVPGEWKGDVLCLAKQVDLVFANFIRGHLTVVLLVGVLTSLAFLFIGLPFATMLGIIAGLAELIPYFGPLIGAIPALAIALLQSKWLALKVVITVTVIQQLEGNVISPRILGDSVGLHPLAIIVALLAGGHLFGIAGMLLAVPLAAIARILVSFAWAKLN